Proteins from one Elgaria multicarinata webbii isolate HBS135686 ecotype San Diego chromosome 3, rElgMul1.1.pri, whole genome shotgun sequence genomic window:
- the LOC134394983 gene encoding melatonin receptor type 1A-like gives MEEDGSLQKNRSASLGTEEGLYPIWAVTLLAVVLIITIAVDILGNLLVILSVYKNKKLRKAGNAFVVSLAVADLLVALYPYPLALIAIFHDEWVMGYLHCQVSGFLMGMSVIGSIFNITGIAINRYCYICHSLKYDRLFSLHNTLCYVGLVWALTLLAIMPNLFVDSLKYDPRVYSCTFAQSVSSLYTIMVVMVHFFLPITIVSYCYLRIWVLVLQVRRRVKPDIRPRVKPHDFRNFLTMFMVFVLFAVCWAPLNFIGFMVALKPTLDSTIPEWLFTASYFMAYFNSCLNAVIYGALNHNFRKEYKRIILTLCQLICRAD, from the exons ATGGAAGAAGACGGGAGTTTGCAGAAGAACCGGTCTGCGAGTTTGGGGACGGAAGAGGGCCTCTATCCCATTTGGGCGGTGACCCTCCTAGCTGTGGTCCTTATTATTACCATTGCCGTGGACATCCTGGGCAACCTTCTGGTGATCCTGTCCGTCTACAAGAACAAGAAGCTGAGGAAAGCAG GGAACGCCTTTGTGGTCAGCCTGGCTGTCGCAGATTTACTGGTGGCTTTGTACCCCTACCCACTGGCCCTGATCGCCATTTTCCACGACGAATGGGTCATGGGCTACCTCCACTGCCAGGTCAGTGGTTTTCTGATGGGCATGAGCGTCATTGGCTCTATCTTTAACATCACCGGCATTGCCATTAACCGCTACTGCTACATTTGCCACAGCTTGAAGTACGACAGGCTCTTCTCCCTCCACAACACCCTCTGCTACGTGGGGCTCGTTTGGGCCCTGACCTTGCTGGCCATCATGCCAAACCTCTTTGTGGACTCCCTGAAGTACGATCCGCGGGTGTATTCTTGCACTTTTGCCCAGTCCGTCAGCTCCCTTTACACTATCATGGTGGTGATGGTACATTTCTTCTTGCCTATCACCATTGTCAGCTACTGCTACCTGAGGATCTGGGTCCTGGTGCTCCAGGTACGGCGGCGAGTCAAGCCAGACATCCGACCCAGAGTTAAGCCCCACGACTTCCGGAACTTCCTGACCATGTTTATGGTCTTTGTACTCTTTGCTGTCTGCTGGGCACCGCTAAACTTCATTGGTTTTATGGTGGCACTGAAACCAACGTTGGATTCTACCATACCGGAATGGCTCTTTACCGCCAGCTACTTTATGGCCTACTTTAACAGCTGTTTGAATGCCGTGATTTATGGAGCGCTGAATCACAATTTCAGAAAGGAGTACAAGAGAATCATACTAACTCTGTGCCAGCTAATATGTCGAGCGGACTAA